The Henckelia pumila isolate YLH828 chromosome 2, ASM3356847v2, whole genome shotgun sequence genome includes a window with the following:
- the LOC140883915 gene encoding uncharacterized protein — protein MFWKLTALSASSPVESVLDKENFTLEELLDEEEIIQECKASNSRLINFLRDRAQVEQMLKYIVEEADENADSRRTFKFPFIACEIFTCEVDSILKTLVEEEELMNLLFSFLEPNRPHPALLAGYFSKVVVCLMVRKTIPLMNYVKVHQEVFEQLVDLIGITSIMEVLVRLVGTDDHLYPNSLDVTQWLADSNLLEMVVDKLNASNTPEVHANAAETLCAITRNAPSPLSIKLSSPSFVARIFSHALEDSHSKSALVHSLSVCISLLDPKRSIPSPVMYFFRSQQVYESPIHVNQDTVGAMLPKLGELLILLNVSSDEKILPTTYGELRPPLGKYRLKVVEFLAVLLKTGNEVAEKELVSSGAIRRVLDLFFEYPYNNALHHHVESIVYCCLESKNSAILDHLFLECNLVGKILQIEKRPMLSGDVNQQTLPASARPAPRAGYFGHLTRISNKLTQLGNNDTRIQKKLQENREWIEWHSTVLQERNMVENVYRWACGRPTALQDRTRDSDEEDVHDRDYDVAALANNLSQAFRYTMYDNDDAQGHGALERDDEDVYFDDESAEVVISSLRLGDEQGSLFTNSNWFAFQDERAGEDSPIGSDMMDDINLNGTAINGNSSSDDEVVVGEDEDLTESKVSANDSSSSEANVFNGYNAIHSTDGSNLVSQSKKMDSHNNLGIFQFETPNKNDPFGDRPSPESVACGEASGFQVGGPSVNPFNDSSDINTNLVVKLSTSPLSPTSSGDSVPNGSPSSASSSDGSTKSDSSQKRAVPSLFEEDVEFVGVEPEGTEKAMEQALKEGIVGEAGPLKWNLSPKKSEKENPDDGGTVLNEFNDANYWRVEQELTVLE, from the exons ATGTTCTGGAAGCTCACAGCTCTTTCCGCGTCTTCTCCT GTCGAGTCTGTGTTGGACAAGGAAAATTTCACATTGGAAGAGCTTTTGGATGAAGAAGAGATAATCCAAGAATGCAAAGCATCAAACAGCCGCCTCATAAATTT TTTGAGAGATCGGGCACAGGTTGAACAGATGCTAAAATATATAGTAGAGGAGGCTGATGAGAATGCAGATAGCAGGCGTACTTTCAA GTTTCCTTTCATTGCCTGTGAAATTTTTACATGTGAAGTTGATTCCATCTTGAAGACTTTGGTGGAGGAAGAGGAG CTTATGAATTTACTATTCTCTTTCTTGGAACCAAACCGTCCTCACCCTGCATTATTGGCAGGGTATTTTAGTAAG GTGGTGGTATGCCTCATGGTACGGAAGACCATTCCGCTGATGAATTATGTAAAG GTTCACCAAGAAGTTTTTGAGCAGCTGGTTGATTTAATTGGTATCACATCCATCATGGAG GTTTTGGTACGGCTTGTTGGTACAGATGATCATCTCTACCCCAATTCTCTGGATGTGACGCAGTGGTTGGCTGATAGCAATTTATTGGAAATGGTTGTGGATAAACTGAACGCATCG AATACTCCTGAAGTCCATGCCAATGCAGCAGAAACATTATGTGCTATAACCAGAAATGCGCCATCACCTTTGTCCATTAAACTATCCAGTCCAAG TTTTGTTGCAAGGATCTTTTCTCACGCACTTGAAGACTCACATTCAAAATCCGCACTTGTCCACTCCCTATCTGTCTGTATCTCTTTGTTGGATCCAAAGAGATCAATTCCGTCTCCAGTAATGTACTTTTTCAGAAGTCAACAAGTGTATGAGTCGCCGATACATGTTAACCAAGATACTGTTGGTGCAATGCTTCCGAAACTTG GGGAGCTGTTGATCCTTTTGAATGTTTCATCTGACGAGAAGATTTTACCCACAACATATGGTGAATTGAGGCCTCCTTTAGGAAAATATCGTCTGAAG GTTGTTGAATTCTTAGCTGTGCTTCTGAAAACTGGCAACGAAGTCGCAGAGAAGGAGTTGGTCAGCTCAGGGGCAATTCGGAGAGTCCTGGATCTCTTTTTTGA GTACCCGTACAACAATGCTTTGCATCATCATGTGGAGAGCATTGTATATTGTTGCTTGGAAAGCAAAAATAGTGCCATTCTCGATCATCTTTTCCTTGAGTGCAATTTAGTTGGAAAAATTCTTCAAATAGAAAAACGTCCTATGCTTTCTGGTGATGTTAATCAG CAAACTTTGCCAGCTTCTGCAAGGCCTGCTCCTAGAGCAGGTTACTTTGGACATTTGACACggatatcaaataaattaactCAGTTGGGAAACAATGACACTCGCATCCAAAAGAAGCTTCAG GAGAATAGAGAGTGGATTGAGTGGCATTCCACTGTCTTACAAGAGCGTAATATGGTTGAGAATGTTTATCGATGGGCTTGTGG GCGGCCCACAGCACTGCAAGACAGGACCAGGGATAGTGATGAGGAAGATGTTCATGATAGGGATTATGATGTTGCTGCTCTTGCAAATAATTTAAGCCAAGCATTCAGATATACCATGTATGACAATGATGATGCTCAG GGTCATGGAGCACTAGAACGTGACGATGAG GATGTCTACTTTGATGACGAATCGGCTGAAGTTGTGATTTCATCCCTGAGGTTGGGTGATGAGCAAGGGAG TTTGTTCACAAATTCCAACTGGTTTGCATTTCAAGACGAAAGAGCTGGTGAAGACTCACCAATAGGTTCCGACATGATGGATGATATTAACCTGAATGGAACAGCAATTAATGGTAACAGCAGTAGCGACGATGAGGTAGTGGTTGGGGAGGACGAGGATTTAACTGAGAGCAAGGTTTCTGCCAATGATTCTTCCAGTTCTGAAGCAAACGTGTTTAATGGATACAATGCCATACATTCTACCGATGGAAGTAACTTGGTTTCCCAAAGCAAGAAAATGGACTCCCACAACAACTTGGGCATCTTTCAATTCGAAACACCAAATAAAAACGATCCATTTGGAGATAGGCCATCACCTGAATCAGTAGCCTGTGGTGAAGCATCTGGTTTTCAAGTTGGGGGACCTAGTGTGAACCCATTTAATGATTCAAGTGACATTAACACCAATCTTGTAGTGAAATTGAGCACCTCGCCTCTCAGTCCCACTTCAAGTGGTGACTCTGTACCTAATGGATCACCCAGTTCTGCATCTTCCTCTGATGGTTCAACTAAATCCGATTCAAGTCAGAAACGTGCTGTCCCCTCTTTATTTGAGGAGGATGTCGAATTTGTGGGAGTTGAACCAGAGGGTACCGAAAAGGCAATGGAACAGGCTCTCAAGGAAGGGATTGTAGGGGAAGCCGGGCCGTTGAAATGGAATCTGTCTCCAAAGAAATCAGAGAAGGAAAATCCGGACGATGGTGGCACAGTGCTGAATGAATTCAACGACGCTAACTATTGGAGAGTGGAGCAGGAGCTCACAGTGTTAGAGTAG